In the Mycoplasmoides gallisepticum genome, one interval contains:
- the upp gene encoding uracil phosphoribosyltransferase, whose product MKNFIFNHPLISDKLSKMRDVNTGYNFFKQLLTEITTLMMYEVGKGYELEEISVTTPLATTKAHKLKHNFVIVPILRAGLGMVDGVHNVIPTARVGHIGLYRDEKTFQPVEYYSKFPQTMDDGHVIVLDPMLATGASVIKAISLVKNIQPKKPRSIKFMGLLGAPEGLKALNQAHPDVDVYLACLDEKLNDKNYIYPGLGDAGDRIFGTK is encoded by the coding sequence ATGAAAAATTTTATCTTTAATCACCCATTAATCTCAGATAAACTATCAAAGATGCGCGATGTCAATACTGGTTATAATTTCTTTAAGCAGTTATTAACTGAGATTACCACTTTAATGATGTATGAAGTTGGGAAAGGTTATGAGTTAGAAGAGATTAGTGTAACAACACCACTAGCCACAACAAAAGCACATAAACTAAAACACAATTTTGTGATCGTGCCAATTTTAAGAGCAGGGCTTGGGATGGTTGATGGAGTTCATAATGTGATTCCAACAGCACGAGTTGGTCATATTGGTTTATATAGAGATGAAAAGACCTTTCAACCAGTTGAGTACTACTCAAAATTCCCACAAACTATGGATGATGGGCATGTGATCGTATTAGATCCGATGTTAGCTACTGGAGCTTCAGTAATCAAAGCAATTAGCTTGGTTAAAAATATCCAACCAAAAAAACCTAGATCAATCAAATTTATGGGTTTATTAGGAGCACCTGAAGGATTAAAAGCACTCAATCAAGCACATCCAGATGTTGATGTTTATCTAGCTTGTCTAGATGAAAAACTAAATGATAAAAATTATATCTACCCAGGACTAGGTGATGCTGGGGATCGAATTTTTGGAACGAAATAA